The stretch of DNA AAATAAAGAAAGTGTTTGAAAATATCTTAAAAGAAGCTGAGAAATATGGAATCATATATGATAGTGAGGAAAAGATTTTTAAGTTGAAAAAGCCTGGAAGAGCTATCTTTTCTTTGAATAATGCAGGGAGATAAATATTTGCCTATGTATAGCCCTAATGTAGGAATTGTTTTGAGCCAAATTGAGGAAGGAGATATTGTCCTTGATATCGGAGGCTGGGCATTGCCATTTAATCGTGCTAACTATGTTATAGATATGATGCCCTATGAGTCGCGTGGTAGTTGGAAGGAAGGTTATACCCAGGGGTCTCAGGGTGGTGAGAGAGAGTATTTTGACAGAAAAACATGGATTCAAAGAGATATCTGCGATCGAGCTCCATTCCCCTTTAAAGATAAGTCCATTGATTATATCATCTGCTCACATGTATTGGAAGATTTGAGAGACCCTATCTGGGTATGCTCTGAAATTAATCGTGTAGGTAAACGAGGCTACATTGAAGTGCCTTCCCGATTGGTAGAGAGTTCCCGTGGAGTGGAGCCTGGGATTGTGGGTTGGTCACACCATCGTTGGTTGATTGATATAGATAAGAAAAGAAAAAAATAAATTTCTTGCATAAATACCACATGGTTCATCGCAGTAAAAAATTCTACTTCCCTGCGTGGTTTCTGTATCACTTGCCTGAGGAGAACAAAGTGCAATGGCTGTTCTGG from bacterium encodes:
- a CDS encoding methyltransferase domain-containing protein — encoded protein: MQGDKYLPMYSPNVGIVLSQIEEGDIVLDIGGWALPFNRANYVIDMMPYESRGSWKEGYTQGSQGGEREYFDRKTWIQRDICDRAPFPFKDKSIDYIICSHVLEDLRDPIWVCSEINRVGKRGYIEVPSRLVESSRGVEPGIVGWSHHRWLIDIDKKRKK